Genomic window (Stenotrophomonas maltophilia):
GGACAAGGCCAGCGAAGGGCTGTTGCTGTTCAGCAACGATCCGCAATGGGCGGCGCGCCTGACCGACCCGCAGACCGGGCCGGACAAGACCTACCACGTGCAGGTTGATGGCCTGCCCGATGACGCCACCCTGGCGGCACTGCAGGCCGGCGTGGAGGACGAGGGCGAGTTCCTCGTTGCCCAGGCCGTGCGCGTGCTGCGCAGTGGCGACAAGACCGCATGGCTGGAGGTGGTCCTCGACGAGGGCCGCAACCGTCATATCCGCCGCCTGTTGGCGGCCTTCGACCTGCAGGTGCTGCGCCTGGTCCGGGTCGCGATCGGTGGGCTGCTGCTCGGCGATCTCGGCAAGGGGCAATGGCGGGTGCTGGAGGTCAGTGACCAGCAGCGGCTGGGGGCCGCTGCACCGGGCTGATCACCGCCCGCGGCCGGCGGTTGCCGGCCACCGTTCCAGGCGTAGGGGGCGCCTGGTTGCTGAATTTCCCGAACGGAGCCTGCCCATGTACCACCCGACCCTCAACCAAACCCTGCGCTGCGCAGGCCTGCTGCTGCCGATGATGCTGCTGACCGCCTGTGGTGGCCACAAGAAGGTGGCCAAGGCGGAAACGCCGGCCGAAACCCCGGTGGTGGAAGTGAAGACTCCGGAGCTGGATGGTCGCGGCAGCTACCGCTTCCTGATGAGCAACGGCGACAAGAAGATGACCGCCGATGAGTTCGATGCCTGGATGAAGGCCAATGGCATCCGCGTTGCCAAGGGCAACGGCCAGGACGCAGCCGCCAAGCCGGTGGTGGTGGCCAGCAAGGACGAACCGAAGGGCAAGAAGAAAAAGAAATGACGCCTGTGGGTGCCGACCCGGGTCGGCACACCATCAAGCTCCGGTAGGTGCCGACCTTGGTCGGCACGCCTTGCCTGGTGGGGTCAGAGCCCTTTCCGCAGGAAAGGGATCCGACCCCGGCCATGATCAGCCCTTGATCACGCCCAGCTCGACGCCGATGCGGGTGAACGCATCGATCGCGCGGTCGAGATGCTCGCGGCTGTGCGCGGCGCTGATCTGGGTGCGGATGCGGGCCTGGCCCTTGGGTACCACCGGGAAGAAGAAGCCGATCGCGTAGATGCCTTCTTCGAGCAGGCGCTCGGCGAACTTCTGCGCCAGCGGTGCGTCGTACAGCATCACCGGGCTGATCGGGTGCACGCCCGGCTTCACGTCGAAACCGGCTGCGACCATCTTTTCGCGGAAGTAGCGGGTGTTCTCCACCAGGGTGCCGCGCAGATCGTCAGCGGCGGCCAGCATCTCGAACGCTTTGATGCCGGCGGCAACCACATGCGGTGGCAGCGAGTTGGAGAACAGGTACGGCCGCGAACGCTGGCGCAGCAGCTCGATCACCTCGGCGCTGGCGCAGGTGAAACCGCCCAGTGCGCCGCCCATGGCTTTGCCCAGGG
Coding sequences:
- a CDS encoding pseudouridine synthase; the protein is MRTRRPPAAPAARSHASRGRAVPNVSSGVRHGLARVLSKAGVCSRSEAARWIAEGRVRVSGRIVRDPEFPIGQPAPPIEVDGQPMDAPQRLYLMLNKPRGVVTTAQDERGRDTVYRCFDGAGLPWIAPVGRLDKASEGLLLFSNDPQWAARLTDPQTGPDKTYHVQVDGLPDDATLAALQAGVEDEGEFLVAQAVRVLRSGDKTAWLEVVLDEGRNRHIRRLLAAFDLQVLRLVRVAIGGLLLGDLGKGQWRVLEVSDQQRLGAAAPG